The following coding sequences lie in one Pungitius pungitius chromosome 18, fPunPun2.1, whole genome shotgun sequence genomic window:
- the tmem38b gene encoding trimeric intracellular cation channel type B, whose amino-acid sequence MDWFGLLGLDELSHGLANLSMFPYFDVAHYVVSIMALREQPGALEVSRVSPLACWFSSMLFCFGGAVLSAIMLAEPAVAPLSNSTSVLLASITWYLVFYCPVDLVYSCAALLPLRLVLSGMKEVTRTWKVLGGVTQAHSKYKDSLLVMIAIGWAKGAGGGLISNFEQLVRGVWKPETNEFLKMSYPTKITLIGAVLFALQQSHYLPVQTHHLMLVYTVFTVANKARMMLTGSSASPFAAIESAVYKALFAGHSPYAALAAEVKKARIDRGATNGTSATKAAIGGNGAAEGPSGSLKAKEESEKKVN is encoded by the exons atGGATTGGTTCGGGTTGCTGGGCCTGGACGAGCTGTCCCACGGACTGGCGAACTTGTCCATGTTTCCGTACTTTGACGTGGCGCACTACGTCGTGTCCATCATGGCTCTGAGGGAGCAGCCAG GTGCCCTGGAGGTCTCCAGAGTCAGCCCCTTAGCCTGCTGGTTCAGCTCcatgctcttctgttttggcGGCGCCGTGCTGTCTGCCATCATGCTGGCCGAGCCCGCGGTCGCACCTTTGTCCAACAGCACCAGTGTTCTGCTCGCTTCGATCACCTG GTACCTCGTGTTCTATTGCCCCGTGGACCTGGTGTACTCTTGTGCTGCCCTGCTGCCTCTCAGGCTGGTGCTGTCCGGCATGAAGGAGGTGACCAGGACGTGGAAGGTGCTTGGCGGGGTCACCCAGGCACACAGCAAATACAAAGACAGTCTGCTGGTTATGATTGCCATCGGGTGGGCCAAAG GTGCCGGCGGTGGTCTGATAAGTAACTTTGAGCAGCTTGTCCGAGGTGTATGGAAACCAGAGACGAATGAGTTCCTTAAAATGTCCTA CCCCACCAAGATCACCCTGATCGGAGCCGTGCTGTTCGCTCTGCAGCAGAGCCACTACCTGCCTGTCCAGACGCACCACCTGATGCTCGTCTACACCGTCTTCACCGTCGCCAACAAG GCGAGGATGATGCTGACGGGCTCCTCCGCCTCACCGTTTGCCGCCATCGAGTCGGCCGTCTACAAGGCCCTCTTCGCCGGCCACTCGCCTTacgccgccctcgccgctgaGGTGAAAAAAGCGCGCATCGATCGCGGCGCCACCAACGGGACGAGCGCCACCAAAGCGGCGATTGGTGGGAACGGCGCGGCCGAGGGACCAAGCGGGTCCCTCAAAGCCAAAGAGGAGTCGGAGAAGAAGGTAAACTAG